In one Nicotiana tomentosiformis chromosome 6, ASM39032v3, whole genome shotgun sequence genomic region, the following are encoded:
- the LOC138894692 gene encoding uncharacterized protein, producing MLREVPKYAKYIKDIVENKTRLTEFETDALTEECTSRIQHKLSQKLKDLGSFTIPMRIGEIDVGRALCDLGASINLMSLSVFKQLGLGAPRPTMVLLQLADRSYVYPERVIEDVLLHIGKFIFPADFIILDYEADELVPIIFGRPLLATGDAIIKVREAKMILRVDNEDAVFNVYRAIKLPRHYEDLAIISVVKINEPAVEPSAFKEDALEKALMLFNHLELEEEVEEMLQILDASCEYIRERSQFEPLDRPIGLPPRPSVEEAPKLDLNPYHFIFIMHIWEEKLLRVLREHKHAIGWTMSDIKGISPAFCMHKILMEEGHKPSMEHQRRLNPIMKEVVRK from the exons ATGCTCCGTGAGGTcccaaaatatgcaaaatatattAAGGATATAGTGGAAAATAAGACGAGGTTAACTGAATTTGAGACCGacgcacttactgaggagtgcacttccagGATTCAACATAAGCTTtcacaaaagcttaaggatctGGGTAGTTTTACAATCCCCATGAGGATTGGTGAAATTGATGTGGGTagagccttgtgtgatttgggtgcaagtatCAATCTGATGTCGTTGTCAGTGTTCAAACAATTGGGATTAGGAGCTCCGAGACCCACCATGGTGCTGCTACAATTAGCTGACAGATCTTATGTTTATCCTGAGAGGGTAATTGAGGATGTCTTGCTGCATATTGGGAAGTTTATTTTCCCTGCAGATTTTATCATCCTGGACTACGAGGCTGATGAGTTAGTTCCTATCATCTTTGGACGACCTCTTTTGGCCACTGGAGATGCCATTATCAAAGTCCGAGAAGCTAAGATGATCCTGAGGGTGGACAATGAAGACGCGGTCTTTAATGTATATCGAGCCATTAAGTTGCCTCGTCATTACGAGGACCTGGCCATAATTTCTGTGGTGAAGATAAATGAACCAGCCGTAGAGCCAAGTGCATTTAAAGAAGATGCACTAGAAAAGGCATTGATGTTATTCAATCACTTGGAACTGGAAGAAGAGGTTGAGGAGATGTTGCAAATTTTGGATGCATCTTGTGAATACATAAGAGAAAGATCCCAGTTTGAGCCTCTGGATAGGCCAATCGGCCTGCCCCCTAGACCCTCAGTTGAGGAGGCTCCAAAATTGGACTTAAACCCTTACCATTTCATCTTCATTATGCATATTTGG gaagaaaagctcttAAGGGTGCTGAGGGAGCACAAGCATGCCATTggttggacaatgtctgacataaaGGGTATTAGCCCTgcattctgcatgcacaaaatactCATGGAGGAGGGACACAAGCCTAGCATGGAACATCAACGtcgcctaaatccaatcatgaaagaggtggtaagaaaataa